The genomic region TCACCCGCCTTGTCGTCAGCGAGGCCATTCTCCCCGGTCTCTCGCCGTCCCCGCCGCTGCTGTCGGACCCGGCGACCAACGAGATGCTGTGGCACTTCGCCTTCAACCGCCTCGCGGACATCAACGAGCGCATGGTCGCCGGCCGTGAGGAGATCTACTTCGGCCACACCTTCGCATCCAAGACGGCCGCCCCCGGCGCCATCCCGCAGCACGCCATCGACGTTTACGTCGACTCGCTGCGCGATCCGGCCGCACTGCGGGCCAGTTTCGAGTACTACCGGACCCTCGACACATCGGCCGAGCACGTCCTGCGCTGGCGCGATGAGGGGCCGCTGACCATCCCGGTCCTGGCTATAGGCGGCCAGTACAGCACCGGCACCATGCCGGAGGAAACCATGCGGCTGGTGGCCCCGGACGTCACCGGGCTGGTCATCCCCGGTGCCGGGCACTTCCTGCCCGAAGAGGCGCCGGAGGAGGTCAGCCGGGCGCTGCTGGACTTCCTGCGCTGACCGACGGGCCCGCCGCCACGACGAGAGGCCGCCGGTGCTCGGCCCCGCACCACGCGGCGGAGATGCCGCGCCCAGGTAGGGGCCGCGAGGACGTCCCTGTCATCGGCAGTGGGGCAGGAGCTGGGCCGCGGACCGTTGCCGCGGCCTCGGGCGTCGCGGTGAGGGAGTCGGTCGCAGCCATCAACTCAACCCAGTGAGGAGTGAGATGCAGACAGCAGCACCAAAAGTGCGCTGCATGAGCATCACCGGACGGATACCGCCTCCGTGGCCGACCGCCCCGGCGGCGGTC from Streptomyces chartreusis NRRL 3882 harbors:
- a CDS encoding alpha/beta fold hydrolase, with the protein product MSFTVTDVPDLPAGFIDTFTSRTVKTTELTLHAVVSGDGPPLLLLPGWPQFWYSWRLVMPALAEHFTVIAPDLRGMGASDKPATGYDAATLADDMAALMTALGHDRFAVVGYDLGMLVGYALAASYRDRVTRLVVSEAILPGLSPSPPLLSDPATNEMLWHFAFNRLADINERMVAGREEIYFGHTFASKTAAPGAIPQHAIDVYVDSLRDPAALRASFEYYRTLDTSAEHVLRWRDEGPLTIPVLAIGGQYSTGTMPEETMRLVAPDVTGLVIPGAGHFLPEEAPEEVSRALLDFLR